The Streptomyces sp. NBC_00510 genomic interval GCAGCATCGCCTCCAGCTGCTCGCGGAAGGCGCGGCCCGCGGTGTCGTAGACCGTGCGCAACTCGGGGCGCCGGGTGGCCTCCAGGGCGAGTTCCAGGCGTGCGCGCGTGAGGTCACGGGCCTCGGTGACGGAGCGGTGCAGGAAGTACGCGAGCAGCGCGGCCAGCCCCTCCGGCCCGGGCGCGGACGTGGGGGCGTGGGCCGTCTGCGACTCGCGGAAGGCCAGCCTGCGGACCGCCGCCTCCAGGAGGGCCGCGCGGGTCCGGGCGTGGTTGGACGTCGAGCCCTGCGGCAGACCGGCCGCCTCGTCGACCGCACGGTGGGTCAGCCCGCGCATGCCCCGCTCGGCGAGCAAGGCGAGTGCGGTGTCGGCGATCAGCTCGGGGCGGGACGTCTGCGCGGTGCTCATGACGGCAACCTACCGGCCCCCCGACTCCCGCCCCGGCCCGTCCGCCCGCGGACCGCTGAGGGGTGTCCCCGTCATCCGGCCCCGGCGCGGCCGGGTGTCCGCGACGCGCCCAGGGCCACAGCGGACCCCGGCTCCCGCCCCGGGGCCGGCGCTCGCGGCTCCCACCACTGCCGACGACCCCGTCCCGGGCCGGTTCGCCCCGGGCACGTCCCTGCCGTCGCGCCGGAGCGGCCGATGCGCGCACCGCCGCCCTCACGCGGCTCGAGGCGCCGGCGCCCGGGACGCGGTCAAAGCCCGGGAGAGGGCCGGCGGCGCGGGCTCGGTGCCGACGGCCGCGCCCCTTCGCGCGCTGCCTCCGCCCGCGTCGGTCGTGGGGCACCGATGCCGGCGCTCGGGCTCTCCAGGGTGCCGGCGGCCTCGTCCCGGGCCGACGCGCCCCGGCTCCGTGAGCGTGCGCCGCTCGTCCGCGACCGCCCCGCGCGGCCGGTCGGTGAGGGGCGCCGGAGGCATGGGCGCCCATTCCCCCCGGCACTACAGGTGTAGTACGCTCCCCACTACACCTGTAGTCCCGGGAGGGGAGCGGAAGCCATGACCCGCACATCGGATCGGCCGCACGCCGTCGTCGTCGGAGCCGGCATCGGCGGTCTCGCCGCCGCCGTGGGACTCGGTCTGCGCGGCTGGCGGGTGACCGTCCTGGAGCGGGCCGCGGCGCTCGAACCCGTCGGCGCCGGGATCGGCATCGCGCCCAACGCCCTGCGTGCGCTGGATGTGCTCGGGGTCGGTGAGGCCGTGCGCGCCATGGCCGCCTTCCAGGGCGAGGGCGGGCTGCGCCGCCCCGACGGGCGCTGGCTCTCCCGGACCAGTGGTGAGGCCGCCGCCGAGCGGTTCGGCGGGCCCGTGGTGATCGCCCACCGGGCGGAGCTGGTGGCCGTGCTGTCGGGCCTCCTGCCGGACGGCGCGCTGCGCACCGGGACCCGGGTCCTGTCCGCCTCCCCCGGGGGGAAGGTCAGCACCGAGGACGGGACGATCGACGCCGATCTGGTGGTCGCCGCCGACGGGATCAACTCAGCCGTGCGCGCCGCGCTGTTCCCGGAGCACCCGGGGCCGGTCTACAGCGGCTTCACCAGCTGGCGCACGGTCGTGCCGGCCCCCTCCGCGTACCTCCCGCACGAGACCTGGGGGCGCGGCCGGCTGTGGGGCACCGTCCCGCTCACCGGCGGCCGCGTCTACTGCTACGCCACCGCCGTGACCCCGTCGGGCGGCCGCGCCCCCGACGGGGACGAACGCACCGAGCTGCGGCGGTATTCGGCGACTGGCACCACCCGGTGCCCGAGCTGATCGACTCCGCCGCCCCCGGTGCCGTGCTCCGCAACGACGTCCACCACCTCGTGCGACCGCTGCCCGCCTTCCACCAGGGGCGCATCGCCCTGCTCGGCGACGCGGCGCACGCCATGACGCCCAACCTCGGCCAGGGCGGCTGCCAGGCCCTGGAGGACGCCGTCGTCCTCGCCCACCTCGCCGCCCCCGACGCCGGGGACGAGGCCGTGGCGCGCGCCCTGGCCGCCTACACCGCGCAGCGGCTGCCCCGCACAACGGGCGTCGTACGCCGCTCCTGGAGCATCGGGAGGCTCACCACCTGGTCCTCCCCGCCCGCCGTCGCGCTGCGCGACGCCCTGTTCGCCACCGTCAACCGGGTCGGCCCGCGCCTGGCGCTGCGCAGCCTCGACGGGATCGCCGACTGGCGGCCGCCGGCCGGCCCGTATGCTGCCGACGGCACAGGTCAGGCACTGCAGGCGTAGGCGGGAGCGGCACATGGAACCCCTCAGGATCGGGGTCATCGGACTCGGCGACATCGCGCGCAAGGCGTACCTGCCGGTGCTGACCGCGCAGCCGGGGGTGGAACTCCATCTGCACACCCGCACCCGCGCCACCCTCGACGCCGTCGGCGACACCCACCGGGTCCCGGTCCCGCACCGCCACGAGACCCTCGACGCCCTGCTCGACCAGGGGCTCGACGGGGCGTTCGTGCACGCCCCCACCGAGACGCACGTGGAGATCACCGAACGCCTCATCGCCGCGGGCGTCCCCGTCTACGTCGACAAACCGCTCGCCTACGACCTGGCCGGGGCCGAGCACCTGGTGCGCCTCGCCGAGGAACGCGGGGTCGGGCTGACGGTCGGCTTCAACCGCCGCCACGCTCCGGGCTACGTGCAGTGTGCCGACCACCCGCGCGACCTGATCCTCCTGCAGAAGAACCGCATCGGGCACCCGGAGACCGCGCGCACCGTCGTCTTCGACGACTTCATCCACGTCGTCGACACCCTGCGCTTCCTCCTCCCCGGCCCCGTCGAGCACACCGACGTCCGGGCACGGGTCCGCGGCGGGCTGCTCCACCACGTCACGCTCCAGCTGTCCGGCGAAGGCTTCACCGCGATCGGCGTGATGAACCGCATGAGCGGCTCCAACGAGGAGGTCCTGGAGGTCATGGGCCAGGACAGCAAGCGCCAGGTGTTCAACCTGGCCGAGGTCGTGGACCACAAGGGCCAGCCCACCGTCCGCCGCCGCGGCGACTGGGTCCCCGTCGCCCGCCAGCGCGGAATAGAGGGGATCGCCCTCGCCTTCCTCGACGCCGTACGGCACGGCAAGCCCCTCGACGCCCGCGACGCGCTGCAGACCCATGAACTGTGCGAGCGCGTCGTCACCGCCGTGACCGAGCAGACCTCCTGAGCGCCGCCTCGTACGCGCCCGCCCCGGCCAGCAGCAGCACCCCCAGCCGGGGCACCCAGTCGCCGAGCCGGTCGTACGGGCTGCGCCCGGAACTCAGCGGCACGTCGTAGACCTGCGCCGCGCTGCGCGACGTCCCCAGCGACGGGCCGATCCGCTCGCCGCGGGCGTCGTGGACCGCGCTGATCCCGGTCAGCGTCGCGTGTACCATCGGCCGCCACGACTCGGCCGAGCGCAGCGCCGCCAGCGAGGCGTGCTGTGCGGGCGCCCAGCTCCCCTGGAACGAGGACGTGGAGGACTGCGCCACCAGCAGCTGCGCCCCGTCGTCCGCGAGGTGCCGGCTCATGTCGGGGAACGCCGACTCGAAGCACACCAGGGGGCCCAGCCGCACCGAGCCCTCGTCCATGACCACCTGGTGGTCGCCCCGGATCCGGTCCTCACCGGCGGCCCTGCCCACCGACGTGGCCCAGCCCAGCACGGTGCGGGCCGGGACGTACTCGCCGAAGGGCACCAGCCGCATCTTGTCGTAGACCGGGCCGGCCGGCCCGTCCGGACCCATCAGCACCGAGGTCTTGGATATCCCGAGGCCGTCCGCCCGCCGGGCGTCGACGTTGACCAGGATGTCGGCGCCGACGTCCCGGGACAGCGCGGCCAGCCGGTCGGCCAGGTCGGGGCGCGCCGACAGGTCGAAGCCGACGCTGCTCTCCCCCCACACCACCAGGTCCACGCCCTTGCCCGCGAGCGCACGGGTCAGCCGCTCCCCGCGGTCGAAGCGCGGCTGCGGCCCGTCGATCACCCCCGGCTGCACCACCGCCACCCGCACGGACTCCCCGCTGCGGGCCGGGACCGGCGCCCAGGCCCACACCGCCGTCGTGCCCACCGCCGCGGCCGCCAGCACCGACCCCGCGGCCGCCCGGCACGAGGGCACCGCGAGGAGCGCGGCCAGCGCCGTGTTCACCGCCACCACCAGGAAGCTGACCAGCCACACGCCCCCGATCGAGGCCAGCCGCAGCGCCGGCGCCACCTGCCACTGGCTCGCCCCCAGCAGCCCCCACGGCCCGCCCAGGTACTCCCACGACCGCACCAGCTCGACCAGCAGCCAGGCGGACGGCACCAGCACCGTCGCCGCCAGGACCGTGCGGCGGCCCGGTGTGCCCCCGAGCAGCCGCCGCACCAGCCACCCCCACGGCGCCCACAGGGCCCCCAGCAGCAGGGCGATGAGCACGATGAAGACGTGCAGGCTCGGGATCAGCCAGTGGTGCACGGCCGCCATGAAGCCGGCCCCGCCCAGCCAGCCGTCCAAGGCGGCCCGCCGCCCCGTCGGCGCGGCGCGCGCCAGCAGCATCCACGGCACGAGGGCGACGTACACCAGCCACCACAGCGACGGCGCGGGGAACGCCAGCGCGGGCAGCGCCCCCGCCGCCGCGGCCGCCGCGCCGCGCGTCCAGGGCGAGGCGAGCCGGGGGGAAGCCGTCCGCGGCCCGTCGACCTTCACCGTCACCTGCGCCACTCCTCACACTCGCCTGGCCTCAGTCTCGTTCGTCCGGACGGCCTTGCCCAGAGGGCCACAGCGCGTGAACCGGCGGCCCCGTGCCGTGCGCGCCCCGCCTCCGTCGCGCACGCCGGTTGAGAGTGCCCCGGCGGGGGACCATGCTGAGGGGGAACGGCCGTGAGGACGAGGACGTACCCATGGGAAGGCGTACCGGCCACGGGGAGCACGGGGGAGGGAAGGAGCGCCACGGGCTGAGGCCGCCCGCGGCCGCTGCCGTCGCTGCCGGTGACACGGGGGTGCTGACCGCCTGGGGCGAGGACGCCTGCCGGCTGCTCGGCTGGTCGTCCGCCGAGGTGCTCGGCCGGCCCGCCGGCACCCTGCTCGCCGCCCCGCTGCCCTTCGCCGCACTGCGCCGCATCGCCGCCGGACGCGCCTGGGCGGGCCCCGTCGTCCTGCGCCACCGCGACGGCGGGGACGTGCCGGTCCGGCTGGGGCTGCGCCTCCTCAGCGACGCGTCGGGCACCGCGCACTGGGCCGTCACCGCGACCGCCCCCGGGCGACCGGAACCGGACGCCGGGGTCCTCGCCCAGCTCCCGGTCGCCGTCGCCGTCTACGACCGCGAGGTACGGCTCAGCACCGCCAACGCGGCGATGGAGCGCCTGGTCGGCAGGAGCGTGGAGGAGGTGCGCGGGCAGCGGCTGCGCGAGTTCATGCCCGGCGCGGCCTTCGAGGAGTTCGACCGCGTCCAGGAGGAGGTGATGCAGACCGGCGCGACCGCGCGCCTGGAGAGCCTCGGCCGCCCGCCCGGCGACGACCGCGACCACGCGTACGCGATGCTGGTCTTCCCGCTCAGGGACGGGTCGGGACAGGTCACCGGGGTGTCCGCCGCGGTCTACGAGACGACCGAGCAGTTCCACGCCCGGCGCCGCCTGGACATCGTCAACGAGGCGAGCACCTGCATCGGCACCACCCTGGACATCACCCGCACCGCGCAGGAACTCGCCGACGTCTCCGTACGGCGGTTCGCCGACATGGTCAGCGTCGACCTGCTGGACTCCGTCGTCCGCGGTGAGGAACCCGGCCCGTTGCCGGCCGCGGGCGCCCTCGCCTTCCGCCGCGTCGCCCAGCAGTCCGTGCTGCCCGGCTGTCCCGAGGCCGCGGCCCAGGTCGGGGAGCTGGACACGGTGCCCGAGCACTCACCGGCCGCCTGCGCCCTGGTCACCGGGCGGGGGTCGCTGCACCGCACCCACGAGCCGGAGATCCGGCGCTGGACGGAGTACGACCGCGCCCGCGGCAGGAGCGTCGTCGACTACGGCGTGCACTCGCTGATGGTCGTGCCGCTGCGCGCCCGGGGCGCGACCCTCGGGCTGGCGATCTTCATCCGGCACCGCACCCTCGACCCCTTCCACGCCGACGACCTGCTGCTCGCCGAGGAGATCGCCGCCCGGGCCGCCGTCTGCGTGGACAACGCCCGCCGCTACTCCAGGGAACGGGCCACCGCCCTCACCCTGCAGCGCAGCATGCTCCCCCGGCACTCCCCGCGGCAGGCCGCCGTCGAGGTCGCCTCCCGTTACCTGCCGGCCGGCTCCCGGGCGGGCGTGGGCGGCGACTGGTTCGACGTGATCCCGCTCAGCGGCGCCCGGGTGGCGCTCGTGGTGGGCGACGTCGTAGGCCACGGGGTGCACGCCTCGGCGACGATGGGACGGCTGCGCACCGCCGTGCGGACCCTCGCCGACGTCGACCTGGCGCCAGACGAACTCCTCACCCAGCTCGACGACCTGGTGGTACGCCTCGACATGGAGGAGGGGCAGGGCATCGAGGGCGGCTCGGACCAGTTCTCCGGGGAGGTCGGCGCCACCTGCCTGTACGCGGTCTACGACCCCGTCACCCGGCGCTGCACCATGGCACGCGCCGGCCACCCGCTGCCCGCCGTGGTGCTGCCCGGCGGCCGGGCCGACTTCCCCGACCTGCCCGCTGGGCCGCCGCTGGGGCTGGGCGGGCTGCCCTTCGAGTCGGCGGAGCTGGACCTGCCCGAGGGCAGCCTGCTGGCCCTGTACACGGACGGCCTGATCGAATCGGCCGGGCACGACGTCGACGCGGGGCTCGCGCTGCTCGCCCGGACGCTCACCCGGCCGGCGGGGAGCCTGGACGAACTCTGCGACAACGTGCTGTACGGGCTGCTGCCGGACCGGCCCCGCGACGACATCGCGCTGCTGGTCGCCCGGACCCGCGCCCTCGACGCCCACCAGGTCGCCACCTGGGAGCTGCCCGACGACCCGGCCGTCGTCGCGCAGGCGCGCAGGACGACCGCGGAGCAACTCCGCGAGTGGGGGCTGGGGGAGGCCGTGTTCATCACGGAACTGGTCGTCAGCGAACTGGTCACCAACGCGATCCGCTACGCCGGCGGCGGCCCGATCCAGCTCCGGCTGATCCGCGACGCCACCTTGATCTGCGAGGTCTCCGACACCAGCAGCACCGCCCCGCACCTGCGCCGTGCCCGGATCTTCGACGAGGGCGGCCGCGGGCTGCTGCTCGTCGCCCAGCTCACCCAGCGCTGGGGATCCCGGCAGACGCCCACCGGCAAGACGATCTGGGCCGAGCAGGAACTGGCCTGACCCTCCGACGCGGCGTCATCCTCTGCTGATCGGCCCGACCTTGAAGTGTCGTCAGCCGTCGCGGGACCAGTCGCCCTGCCGGCCGCCGTTCCACTGGCCGCCGTGCCAGCCGGTGCCGCCGCCGGTGCGGTGCCGGCCGCCGAGGTGACCCTGCTCGCCCGAGCGGTGCGCGGCGATGGCGCGGGCCACGGCCTCCTGCCAGTCCTCGCTGTCCCAGGTGCCGCTGACGCGTGCGTGGCGGCCCGGGGCCGGGGCGTCGCCCGGGGCGTCCGGCCGCGCGGTGTCGCGCGTTCCGGTGCTCGCCGCGGTACCCGTATCCGTACCCGTCGACGCGGCCTTCGTGACCGCCGCAGTGTCGGCCTTCGTGGTCTCGGCGGAGACGGCCGCGCCCGCGGCGGTCGGCACCATGGCGTCCTCGACGGACCCGTCCGGCACGGCCCTGGCCGGCCCCTGGGCGGCTTCCGCGACGCCGCCGGAGCCGCCGTGCGGCATGAGCATGGACAGTCCCGCGATGGCGCCGGTCGCCGTCAGCACGGCGGTGCCCAGCGAGGCGCGGCCGGGACCGCCGCGCTGCCCGCGGTGGCGGCCGCCGACGACCTCTCCGCTGATGACCTTGACCTCCGCGGCCTCACCCGCCTCCACCGGCTGCGGCCGGGGTATCACCTCGGTGGGGTCCAGCGCACCCGGGTCGGGGTGGCTCGGTGCCTCGGCGGGCAGGGGGAGAGAATCGGCCATGGCTGCGATCATTCACATCCGGCGGCCCGATGTCCAGTTCTCCCGAAGATCCAACTGTCTGTTCATGGTGCGGTATTGACGCCGAAACCG includes:
- a CDS encoding TetR family transcriptional regulator C-terminal domain-containing protein gives rise to the protein MSTAQTSRPELIADTALALLAERGMRGLTHRAVDEAAGLPQGSTSNHARTRAALLEAAVRRLAFRESQTAHAPTSAPGPEGLAALLAYFLHRSVTEARDLTRARLELALEATRRPELRTVYDTAGRAFREQLEAMLRAVGSAEPERHARSLIAWCDGVLFHSVAGAGSVSPPPEAELRAGAADLLRGMLGGGSGGSGGSAG
- a CDS encoding Gfo/Idh/MocA family oxidoreductase; protein product: MEPLRIGVIGLGDIARKAYLPVLTAQPGVELHLHTRTRATLDAVGDTHRVPVPHRHETLDALLDQGLDGAFVHAPTETHVEITERLIAAGVPVYVDKPLAYDLAGAEHLVRLAEERGVGLTVGFNRRHAPGYVQCADHPRDLILLQKNRIGHPETARTVVFDDFIHVVDTLRFLLPGPVEHTDVRARVRGGLLHHVTLQLSGEGFTAIGVMNRMSGSNEEVLEVMGQDSKRQVFNLAEVVDHKGQPTVRRRGDWVPVARQRGIEGIALAFLDAVRHGKPLDARDALQTHELCERVVTAVTEQTS
- the lnt gene encoding apolipoprotein N-acyltransferase, translating into MTVKVDGPRTASPRLASPWTRGAAAAAAGALPALAFPAPSLWWLVYVALVPWMLLARAAPTGRRAALDGWLGGAGFMAAVHHWLIPSLHVFIVLIALLLGALWAPWGWLVRRLLGGTPGRRTVLAATVLVPSAWLLVELVRSWEYLGGPWGLLGASQWQVAPALRLASIGGVWLVSFLVVAVNTALAALLAVPSCRAAAGSVLAAAAVGTTAVWAWAPVPARSGESVRVAVVQPGVIDGPQPRFDRGERLTRALAGKGVDLVVWGESSVGFDLSARPDLADRLAALSRDVGADILVNVDARRADGLGISKTSVLMGPDGPAGPVYDKMRLVPFGEYVPARTVLGWATSVGRAAGEDRIRGDHQVVMDEGSVRLGPLVCFESAFPDMSRHLADDGAQLLVAQSSTSSFQGSWAPAQHASLAALRSAESWRPMVHATLTGISAVHDARGERIGPSLGTSRSAAQVYDVPLSSGRSPYDRLGDWVPRLGVLLLAGAGAYEAALRRSARSRR
- a CDS encoding SpoIIE family protein phosphatase encodes the protein MGRRTGHGEHGGGKERHGLRPPAAAAVAAGDTGVLTAWGEDACRLLGWSSAEVLGRPAGTLLAAPLPFAALRRIAAGRAWAGPVVLRHRDGGDVPVRLGLRLLSDASGTAHWAVTATAPGRPEPDAGVLAQLPVAVAVYDREVRLSTANAAMERLVGRSVEEVRGQRLREFMPGAAFEEFDRVQEEVMQTGATARLESLGRPPGDDRDHAYAMLVFPLRDGSGQVTGVSAAVYETTEQFHARRRLDIVNEASTCIGTTLDITRTAQELADVSVRRFADMVSVDLLDSVVRGEEPGPLPAAGALAFRRVAQQSVLPGCPEAAAQVGELDTVPEHSPAACALVTGRGSLHRTHEPEIRRWTEYDRARGRSVVDYGVHSLMVVPLRARGATLGLAIFIRHRTLDPFHADDLLLAEEIAARAAVCVDNARRYSRERATALTLQRSMLPRHSPRQAAVEVASRYLPAGSRAGVGGDWFDVIPLSGARVALVVGDVVGHGVHASATMGRLRTAVRTLADVDLAPDELLTQLDDLVVRLDMEEGQGIEGGSDQFSGEVGATCLYAVYDPVTRRCTMARAGHPLPAVVLPGGRADFPDLPAGPPLGLGGLPFESAELDLPEGSLLALYTDGLIESAGHDVDAGLALLARTLTRPAGSLDELCDNVLYGLLPDRPRDDIALLVARTRALDAHQVATWELPDDPAVVAQARRTTAEQLREWGLGEAVFITELVVSELVTNAIRYAGGGPIQLRLIRDATLICEVSDTSSTAPHLRRARIFDEGGRGLLLVAQLTQRWGSRQTPTGKTIWAEQELA